In Mesorhizobium sp. J428, the genomic window GATCGCGGCGAGGACGGAGGCCTTGGTGGGGAAGGTGATCTTCTCGCTGGGGGCAAAGGCGCTGAACTCGTCGAAGGCCTCGATGATCGGCTTGACCTTCAGGCCCTCGCCCCTGAACTTGATGTTGTCCCGCTTGCCGTGCACGAACAGGTAGACGTCGCGGTTCTTCTCCTCGGCACGGTCCACCTTGTCCTTGAGGCGGCCGAAGCTCAGCGGGATGTCTACGGCATCGTCGGCCGGCCAGAAGGCGCGCCACTCCCATGTCGTCTTGGAACGCATATAGGCGGGGTGCGCGGCGGCGGATTTCTTCTTCGCAGGCTTCGCCGGCTTCGGGGCGTCGCCGGATGCGAGCAGATAGGTGCCGAGCCGCTGGCGCATGACGACGAGGGCGTCGGCGACGCCGCGGCCGACCAGGTCCATCCGGCGCAGCGCATCCACGCGGCCGTCGTGGCGCGGGAGCCACCTGTCCGGATAGGCGCGTTCGAACACGGCGCCGATCATGCCGCAGGCATGGAGCAGCGAAATCAGCGCGGCCTGTTCCGGGTCGGGCAGGTCGTCGGTCTCGATCAGCGCCATCAGCGGATCGCGGATGCGGGCGACCTCGGCGGCGGCATGGCCGACGATCTTCGACTGGACGAAGCCCCACAGGATCTTCTGCGCGCGGACGTGCACGGCGCCCTTGGCGGCGAGGGAGGCGAGCGTCTCGGAGCGCAATTCGCCGACGCGGCCGACCACCTCGTTGAGCATCACGGCCATCGGGACCCTGCCGCCGAGGCGGTCGAGGATGTTCAGCGCAAGCGGCGGGCCGGCGGCGTCCGGATCGGTTGGCCGGACGGCGAAGACGGTGTCGACGTCGCTGTCGATCCTGTCCTGGAACGACAGGTCCATCAGATGGGCCCCGGCCAGGGCGAAGTCCGCATCCGACCAGGCGGCAAGGGAGCCTGCGGCCTTCGGCGCGGCGAGGCTCAAAAGCGTGAAGGCTTCGGCGATCGAAAAGCCGTCCGGGGAGGTGGACGAGAGGGGACGCACGAGGGTCACCGCCATGCGGGGAGGAGATAGGACAGCGCGCCGCCGGCCGCGCCGAGGCCGAGGATGACGGCGATCGGGCTGGTCCGCGTGCGGACGATCAGGAGATAGGACAGGACCGCGAGCGCGACGGTGATCGGCCCGGTCAGCGCGGTCTTGGCCACGGCGTAGATGCCGGAGCACATCAGGCCGATCGAGATCGGTTCGAGGCCGTTCTGCACCGCGCGCCGCCAGGGCGTCTCGCCGATCCTGTTCCAGACCCGGCCGACCCAGAGGCACAGCACGCTGGACGGGACGAAGAAGGCCAGACCGGCCACGAGCGCCGCGAGCGCGCCGCCGATCTGGGCGCCGAGCAGCACGACCATCGTCATGTTGGGGCCCGGCGCAAGCTGGCCGATGCCGTAGGTCTTGATGAACACCTCCGGGCCGATGCCGAACTGCGCCGAAAGCACCTCCTGCATCTCGTGCAGCACGGCCGTCCCGCCGCCCACCGCGAAGACGGACAACAGGACAAAGGTGAGGGCGAGCTTAACCAGCATCCGGCCGCTTCGCTTTCGCCGGGCGGTTGAGGACGATCGCGACCGGCGCCACGATCATCAGCACCTGCGGCAGGGAGAGGCCGGCAATGCTCATCAGCACGAAGGTGAGGAGCGCAATGGCGAGATATTTCAGCTCGAAGATGCGGCCCTCGGCCAGCCGGACGGTGACCGAGGAGAGGAGGCCGACGGCCGCCGCTGCGACGCCGACGAGGAAGTAGCCGGCGACGGCGCTGTCGGGATTGCTGAGATAGAGCATGCCGACGGCGACGACGAAGAGGCAGCCCGGCAGCAGCAGGGCGGCCGCGGCGACGAAGGCGCCCACCGTGCCGCGCAGCCTGTCGCCCGCCAGGACCGCGATGTTGACGGCGTTGAGCCCGGGCATCGTCTGGCTGATGGCGAGCATGGCCTTGAACTCGTCGAGGCTGAACCAGCGCTTCTTCTCGGTGAGCAGGATCTTCTGATAGGCGACGACGCCGCCGCCGAAGCTCGCCGCGCCGACGATGAGGAACTCCCGGAAGATCTCGCCGAGGAGCGCGGCTTTCCTTTCAACGACCAGTTCCGTCATCGACCCCGCCCGGCTTCCTCAGCCCGACCCGTATCAAAGCCCTCCGCCGGCGGCCTTGCGGGCCGCCGGGTTCTCACGCGCCTGCGTTATACGCCGCGATCGCGGCCATGTTGACGATGTCAGAGTCCTTCGCCGACAGGCCCACGATCTGCACCGGCTTGTTCAGCCCCACCAGCATCGGGCCGATGACCGTGCAGCCGCCGAGTTCCTGCAGCATCTTGGTCGAGATCGAGGCGGAGTGGAAGGCGGGCATGACGAGCACGTTGGCCGGGCCGGAGAGGCGGCAGAACGGGTAGCGCTGCTGCTGGAGGCGGTAGTCCAGCGCGACGTCGGCTGCCATCTCGCCGTCATATTCGAAATCGACGCGGCGCTTGTCGAGGATCTTCACCGCCTCCTGAACCCGCTCGGAGCGCTCGCCGGCTGGGTGGCCGAAGGTAGAGTAGGCGAGCATCGCCACGCGCGGCTCGTAGCCCATGCGGCGGGCGAAGCCGGCGGTCTCCTCGGCGATGTCGGCGAGCTCCTCGGCGTTCGGCATGTCGTGCACGGCGGTGTCGGCGACGATGACCGTGCGGCCGCGGCAGAGCGCGAGCGAGACGCCGACGACGCGGTGGCCGGGCTTGGCGTCGATGACGCGGCGCACGTCCTCAAGTGCCGTCGAGTAGTTGCGGGTGACGCCGGTGACCATCGCGTCGGCGTCGCCCAGCGCCACCATGCAGGCGGCGAAGTGGTTGCGGTCGTTGTTGATCAGCCGCTGGCAGTCGCGCAGCAGGAAGCCTTTCCGCTGCAACTTCTCGTAGAGATGGTCGGCATAGATGGCGTTGCGGCGCGACAGGCGCGCGTTGATGACCTCGATGCCCTGCTTGTTCAAGTCGACGCCGGCATTGCGCGCGTTCTCGCGCACGACCTCCTCGCGGCCGACGAGGATGGCGGTGCCGAGCTTCTGGTTCACATAGGAGACGGCGGCGCGCATCACCTGCTCCTCCTCGCCCTCGGCGAAGACGGTGCGCTTGGGCTGGCGGCGCACGCGGTCGTAGATGCGCTGCAGGGTCGAGGCGATCGGGTCGCGGCGGGCCGACAGCTCCTGCGCGTAGCGGTCGAAGTCGAGGATCGGCCGGCCGGCGACGCCCGAATCGATCGCCGCCTTGGCGACGGCGACGGGAATGGCCGAGATCAGGCGCGGGTCGAACGGGACCGGGATGATGTAGTTCGGGCCGAACTTGGGCCGGTTGCCCTGGTAGGCGGCGGCGACATCGTCGGGTACGTCCTCGCGGGCGAGCGCGGCGAGTGCGCGCGCCGCGGCGATCTTCATCGGCTCGTTGATGGTGGTGGCGCGGACGTCGAGCGCACCGCGGAAGATGTAGGGGAAGCCGAGCACGTTGTTGACCTGGTTCGGATAGTCCGAGCGGCCGGTGGCCATGATGGCGTCGGTGCGGATCTCGGCGACTTCCTCCGGCGTGATCTCCGGATCGGGATTGGCCATGGCGAAGATGATCGGGTTCTTGGCCATCGACTTGATCATCGCCGGCGTCAGCGCGCCCTTGGCCGAGAGGCCGAAGACGATGTCGGCGCCGTCCATGGCGTCGGCGAGCGTGCGCGCGTCAGTCTTGACGGCATGGGCCGATTTCCACTGGTTCATGCCCTCGGTGCGGCCCTGATAGACCACGCCCTTGGTATCGCAGAGAATGACGTTTTCGGGCGAAAAGCCCATCGACTTGATGAGCTCGATGCAGGCGATGCCGGCGGAGCCGGCGCCGTTGCAGACGAGCTTGGCCGTCTTCATGTCGCGGCCGGTGATCTCCAGCGCGTTGATGAGGCCGGCGGTGGCGATGATGGCGGTGCCGTGCTGGTCGTCGTGGAAGACCGGGATGTTCATCAATTCGCGCAGGCGCTGCTCGATGATGAAGCACTCCGGCGCCTTGATGTCCTCGAGGTTGATGCCGCCGAAAGAGGGGCCGAGCAGCTTGACGCAGTTGATGAACTCGTCGGCGTCCTCGGTCTCGACCTCGAGGTCGATGGAATCGACGTCGGCGAAGCGCTTGAACAGCACCGCCTTGCCTTCCATGACCGGCTTCGAGGCGAGCGCGCCGAGATTGCCGAGGCCGAGGATCGCGGTGCCGTTGGAGATGACGGCGACCATGTTGCCGCGCGTGGTGTAATCATAGGCGCGCGACGGATCCTCGGCGATCGCCTTCACGGGAACCGCGACGCCGGGCGAGTAGGCAAGCGACAGGTCGCGCTGCGTCGCCATCGGCTTGGTGGGGGAAATCTCCAGCTTGCCGGGCCGGCCCATTGAGTGGAAGTCGAGCGCTTCCTGCGCGGACACCTGCGGTCCGCCCTCGTTCCTGTCCCTCGGTGCCATGCGTGTTCCTGCCCAGTCGCGTTTCTTTTGTGGAGCGTTCGGGATTAAGGCTACACTTCGCCCTCGTAAAGCGACAAGCAGGGGAACCGAGAGAATTTCGCCGAGACGATGAACCAGTCCTTCGCGCAGCCGTCAGACATCACGCCGCTTGCCGGCGAGGACGCGACCGCCCCGGCCGCGCCGATCCCCTCTGCTGCGGGCGCGACGCCGATGATGGAGCAGTTCATCGAGATCAAGGCGGCGAACCCGGACTCGATCCTGTTCTACCGCATGGGCGACTTCTACGAGATGTTCTTCGCCGATGCGGAGATCGCCAGCCGGGCGCTGGGCATCACGCTGACCAAGCGCGGCAAGCATGCGGGCGAGGACATCCCGATGTGCGGCGTGCCGGTGCATGCGGCCGACGATTACCTGCAGAAACTGATCGGCCTCGGCTACCGCGTCGCGGTGTGCGAGCAGGTGGAGGACCCGGCCGAGGCGAAGAAGCGCGGTTCGAAGTCGGTGGTGCGGCGTGACGTGGTGCGGCTGGTGACGCCCGGCACGATCACAGAGGAGAAGCTGCTCGACGCCAACGAGGCGAGCTATCTCATGGCGCTGGGTCGCGTGAGGGGCGAGGAGGCGCGGCTGGCGCTCGCCTGGATCGACATCTCGACCGGCGCGTTCCGTGTCGCGGAGACGATGCCGGACCGGCTGCTCGCCGACATCCTCCGGGTCGATCCGCGCGAGCTGATACTGGCCGATCCGGTGTTCCACGATCCGCAGCTGCGGCCCGTGCTGGACGTGATCGGCCGCAGGGCGAACCCGCAGCCGCCGATCCTGTTCGATTCGGCGACCGCCGAGACGCGCATTTCGCGCTATTTCGGCGTGGCGACGCTGGACGGGTTCGGGAAGTTCTCCCGGCCCGAACTGTCGGCCATCGCGGGCGCCATCGCCTATGTCGAGAAGACGCAGAAAGCCGAGCGCGCGCCGCTGGCGCGCCCGGAGCGCGAGGAGGCGGGTGCCGCGCTGTTCATCGACGCGGCCACGCGGTCGAACCTGGAACTGCTGCGC contains:
- a CDS encoding GPP34 family phosphoprotein, with protein sequence MRPLSSTSPDGFSIAEAFTLLSLAAPKAAGSLAAWSDADFALAGAHLMDLSFQDRIDSDVDTVFAVRPTDPDAAGPPLALNILDRLGGRVPMAVMLNEVVGRVGELRSETLASLAAKGAVHVRAQKILWGFVQSKIVGHAAAEVARIRDPLMALIETDDLPDPEQAALISLLHACGMIGAVFERAYPDRWLPRHDGRVDALRRMDLVGRGVADALVVMRQRLGTYLLASGDAPKPAKPAKKKSAAAHPAYMRSKTTWEWRAFWPADDAVDIPLSFGRLKDKVDRAEEKNRDVYLFVHGKRDNIKFRGEGLKVKPIIEAFDEFSAFAPSEKITFPTKASVLAAIFPRFNEIQARLASRDELLAALSATGYRPSVIEVVKTRRDYQGVFGVHVELATLWVDQRKFHSISLESRYLTALRVLARGIPIGNGIVGGYGEFLERVALNRIG
- a CDS encoding chromate transporter; this translates as MLVKLALTFVLLSVFAVGGGTAVLHEMQEVLSAQFGIGPEVFIKTYGIGQLAPGPNMTMVVLLGAQIGGALAALVAGLAFFVPSSVLCLWVGRVWNRIGETPWRRAVQNGLEPISIGLMCSGIYAVAKTALTGPITVALAVLSYLLIVRTRTSPIAVILGLGAAGGALSYLLPAWR
- a CDS encoding chromate transporter; this encodes MTELVVERKAALLGEIFREFLIVGAASFGGGVVAYQKILLTEKKRWFSLDEFKAMLAISQTMPGLNAVNIAVLAGDRLRGTVGAFVAAAALLLPGCLFVVAVGMLYLSNPDSAVAGYFLVGVAAAAVGLLSSVTVRLAEGRIFELKYLAIALLTFVLMSIAGLSLPQVLMIVAPVAIVLNRPAKAKRPDAG
- a CDS encoding NADP-dependent malic enzyme, coding for MAPRDRNEGGPQVSAQEALDFHSMGRPGKLEISPTKPMATQRDLSLAYSPGVAVPVKAIAEDPSRAYDYTTRGNMVAVISNGTAILGLGNLGALASKPVMEGKAVLFKRFADVDSIDLEVETEDADEFINCVKLLGPSFGGINLEDIKAPECFIIEQRLRELMNIPVFHDDQHGTAIIATAGLINALEITGRDMKTAKLVCNGAGSAGIACIELIKSMGFSPENVILCDTKGVVYQGRTEGMNQWKSAHAVKTDARTLADAMDGADIVFGLSAKGALTPAMIKSMAKNPIIFAMANPDPEITPEEVAEIRTDAIMATGRSDYPNQVNNVLGFPYIFRGALDVRATTINEPMKIAAARALAALAREDVPDDVAAAYQGNRPKFGPNYIIPVPFDPRLISAIPVAVAKAAIDSGVAGRPILDFDRYAQELSARRDPIASTLQRIYDRVRRQPKRTVFAEGEEEQVMRAAVSYVNQKLGTAILVGREEVVRENARNAGVDLNKQGIEVINARLSRRNAIYADHLYEKLQRKGFLLRDCQRLINNDRNHFAACMVALGDADAMVTGVTRNYSTALEDVRRVIDAKPGHRVVGVSLALCRGRTVIVADTAVHDMPNAEELADIAEETAGFARRMGYEPRVAMLAYSTFGHPAGERSERVQEAVKILDKRRVDFEYDGEMAADVALDYRLQQQRYPFCRLSGPANVLVMPAFHSASISTKMLQELGGCTVIGPMLVGLNKPVQIVGLSAKDSDIVNMAAIAAYNAGA